From a single Fusobacterium ulcerans ATCC 49185 genomic region:
- a CDS encoding HU family DNA-binding protein — protein sequence MTKKEFIDLYFEKGEFATKIDAEKKAAAFLAVIEEGLVNGEDVTFLGFGKFEVNERAARTCRNPQTGKEMEVEAKKVVKFKAGKGLSEKVNQ from the coding sequence ATGACTAAAAAAGAGTTTATTGATTTATATTTTGAAAAAGGGGAATTCGCAACTAAAATTGATGCTGAGAAAAAAGCTGCAGCTTTTTTAGCAGTTATTGAAGAAGGTTTAGTAAATGGAGAAGATGTTACTTTCCTAGGATTCGGAAAATTTGAAGTTAACGAAAGAGCTGCTAGAACTTGCAGAAATCCACAAACTGGTAAAGAAATGGAAGTTGAAGCTAAAAAAGTAGTAAAATTCAAGGCTGGAAAAGGGTTATCTGAAAAAGTAAATCAATAA
- a CDS encoding DMT family transporter → MLIEKKETMGAILVCLAATLWGFDSIVLTPRLFKLSVPYVVFMLHLLPFIGMTLIFGKDEIKNVKKLDKRDLMFFFLVALFGGSLGTLSIVKALFLVNFHHLTVVTLLQKLQPVFAIILARMILKEREGKGFLFWAVMALIGGYLLTFQFNMPQMVYNGNMLLACLYALLAAFSFGSATVFGKRILKNASFRTALYLRYGLTTFIMFFIASFNGSLGYISHTTPTQWIIFIVIGLTSGSGAILLYYRGLRYIKANVATMCELCFPVSSILFDYIFNRNVLSMIQILSAVLMLYSIYKITKNRVNE, encoded by the coding sequence ATGTTAATTGAGAAAAAAGAAACCATGGGAGCAATACTTGTGTGTCTTGCAGCTACACTCTGGGGATTTGATTCTATAGTGCTGACACCAAGGCTATTCAAATTGAGTGTACCTTATGTGGTTTTTATGCTGCACCTTCTTCCTTTCATAGGAATGACTTTGATATTTGGAAAAGATGAAATAAAAAATGTAAAAAAATTAGATAAAAGAGATTTAATGTTTTTCTTTCTAGTAGCCTTATTTGGAGGAAGTTTAGGAACTCTTTCAATAGTAAAAGCTCTATTTCTAGTAAATTTTCATCACCTTACTGTAGTTACACTTTTACAAAAATTACAGCCTGTTTTTGCTATTATATTAGCAAGGATGATATTGAAAGAAAGAGAGGGAAAAGGATTCTTATTCTGGGCAGTGATGGCTCTTATAGGAGGATATCTTCTTACATTCCAATTTAATATGCCTCAGATGGTATATAATGGAAATATGCTGTTAGCATGTTTATATGCTTTATTAGCAGCGTTTTCTTTTGGTAGTGCTACTGTATTTGGAAAAAGAATTTTAAAAAATGCATCTTTTAGAACAGCTCTATATCTCAGATATGGATTAACAACTTTTATAATGTTCTTTATAGCTTCTTTTAATGGGAGTCTTGGTTATATAAGTCATACTACTCCTACTCAATGGATTATATTTATTGTAATAGGACTTACAAGCGGAAGTGGAGCAATACTTTTGTATTATAGAGGTCTTAGATATATCAAGGCCAATGTAGCAACAATGTGTGAGCTATGTTTTCCTGTATCAAGCATATTATTTGACTATATATTTAACAGAAATGTTCTGTCAATGATTCAAATATTAAGTGCAGTATTAATGCTCTATTCCATCTATAAAATAACTAAAAATAGAGTAAATGAGTAA
- a CDS encoding PolC-type DNA polymerase III, translating into MNRNEIRIKPQDSIFRQMGINSVDIKEIIFSERNKKMKFMCSVPCVKDLCELDIIYENIKKNFGKELEVDFRVEYTEKEMMKEELIVIVERAITRLKARNAISKSFLYFYRIKIEEAAVDIELNEKTAIEILMSSGIDDRLEEILENYGIYNFKVKFILGDFSKELTEVEKQKQKDIITLSAKIDSDNSKAAASKPQKSNEVFVKQGFSKQGYTSNKTKEIKGNSISIEEFGELYEDELCIVEGEIFSLESRDVKNDKVIMTIRITDERSSLTTKVFLDKNKKLEVAIGDFVKISGKKQIDKFSDNEEIIMINSINKLEKVKTQKTDNASEKMVELHTHSKMSEMVGVEDISDLIKQAIAYGHKAMAITDYAVVHSFPFAYKAAKGKDFKAILGCEMYMVNDNAEMVRSSKDILIEEESFVVFDLETMGLNSHEHEIIEIGAVKLQGTRIVERYSQLVNPRKPIPKKIQELTNISQDMVDNMPTIEEVLPKFMEFVGNSTMVAHNAPFDMGFIRRDVKKFMGYDYKPAVIDTLQMARDLYPELKAYGLKNLNKVLGLSLDNHHRAVDDSQATANMFIIFIEKYMEKGITNLNEITGALPINVKKQDTANIIVLVKNLQGLHNMYRLVSEAHVDYYGNKKPRVLKSHIEKYREGLIIGSSLSSHFMNDGELSNYYMRYDYEKIEKNIDFYDYIELLPRGAYSELYEDDGTGTISSFTMIEDMNKYFYNLAKERGKLVTASSNVHYINETDSKIRSILLYGSGSVYRANQYKTDNKFYFRTTEELIDEFDYMGKDIAKEIVVSGTNAIADMTEVIKPVPDGFYPPKIDNAENIVKEMTYEKAYRIYGNPLPEIVKARLERELGAIIGNGFSVLYLSAQKLVKKSLDNGYLVGSRGSVGSSLVAYMMDITEVNALYPHYICTNPECKNSEFIEREGVGIDLPEKICPKCGQLYKRDGYSIPFEVFMGFNGEKVPDIDLNFSGEYQSEIHRYCEQLFGKENVFKAGTISTLAEKNAEGYVRKYFEEHEIKGNRAEIIRLAKKCEGAKKTTGQHPGGMVVVPRDHSIYEFCPVQKPANDEKNDSITTHFDYHVMDEQLVKLDILGHDDPTTIKMLQEYTGVDIYTIPIADPETLKIFSGTESLGITPEDINSVVGTFGVPEFGTPFVRQMLIDTMPKTFAELVRISGLSHGTDVWLNNAQEFIRQKKATLSQVITVRDDIMNYLIDQGLEKGTAFKIMEFVRKGKPSKDPEGWEKFSNEMKEHDVAEWYIESCRRIKYMFPKGHAVAYVMMAMRIAYFKVHYPLAFYAAYLSRKAEDFDYEIMSDPKTAKEHLATLSKEPKLDVKKKAEMAICEIIVEMYARGYEFLPIDVYTSDGFKFTIEDGKIRIPLIALNGLGGAVIENLIKEREISKFLSYEDLKRRTKISQTIIEKLKSINAVDSLSETNQISLF; encoded by the coding sequence ATGAATAGAAATGAGATCAGAATAAAACCTCAGGACAGCATTTTCAGACAGATGGGAATAAACTCTGTAGATATTAAAGAGATAATTTTCAGTGAAAGAAATAAGAAAATGAAGTTTATGTGTTCCGTTCCATGCGTAAAAGACCTCTGTGAACTTGATATAATCTATGAAAATATAAAAAAGAATTTTGGAAAAGAGTTAGAAGTAGATTTTAGAGTAGAATATACAGAGAAAGAAATGATGAAGGAAGAGCTGATAGTTATAGTGGAAAGAGCCATAACTAGACTTAAAGCAAGAAATGCTATTTCTAAATCTTTTCTTTATTTTTATAGAATAAAAATAGAAGAGGCTGCTGTAGATATTGAACTTAATGAAAAAACAGCAATTGAAATTCTTATGAGTTCTGGAATAGATGATAGGCTTGAAGAGATATTGGAAAATTATGGAATATATAATTTTAAGGTTAAATTTATACTAGGAGATTTTTCTAAAGAATTAACAGAAGTAGAGAAGCAAAAACAAAAAGATATAATAACTTTATCAGCTAAAATAGATTCAGATAATTCTAAAGCAGCAGCATCAAAGCCTCAGAAATCAAATGAGGTTTTTGTTAAACAAGGATTCTCAAAACAGGGATATACAAGCAACAAAACAAAAGAAATTAAAGGAAACTCTATTTCTATTGAAGAATTTGGAGAACTTTATGAAGATGAACTCTGTATAGTTGAAGGAGAAATATTCTCTCTTGAGAGCAGAGATGTCAAAAATGATAAAGTTATAATGACAATAAGAATAACTGATGAAAGAAGCTCTTTAACAACAAAAGTATTTCTGGATAAAAATAAAAAACTTGAAGTAGCTATTGGAGATTTTGTTAAAATCAGTGGAAAAAAACAAATTGATAAATTTTCTGATAATGAAGAGATAATAATGATAAATTCTATCAATAAATTAGAAAAAGTAAAAACTCAAAAAACAGACAATGCTTCAGAAAAAATGGTAGAACTTCATACACACAGCAAAATGAGTGAGATGGTGGGAGTAGAAGATATCTCAGACCTCATAAAACAGGCAATAGCATATGGACATAAGGCCATGGCTATAACAGACTATGCTGTAGTGCATTCCTTTCCATTTGCATATAAGGCTGCTAAAGGAAAAGATTTCAAAGCTATCCTTGGATGTGAAATGTATATGGTAAATGATAATGCTGAAATGGTAAGAAGCAGTAAAGATATATTGATAGAAGAAGAAAGCTTTGTAGTTTTTGACTTGGAAACTATGGGACTTAATTCACATGAGCATGAGATAATAGAAATAGGAGCTGTAAAGCTTCAGGGAACAAGAATAGTAGAAAGATATTCTCAATTAGTAAATCCTAGAAAACCTATTCCTAAAAAGATACAGGAACTTACAAATATATCTCAGGATATGGTGGATAATATGCCAACAATAGAAGAAGTACTTCCTAAGTTTATGGAATTTGTTGGAAATTCTACAATGGTAGCACATAATGCTCCCTTTGATATGGGATTTATAAGAAGAGATGTCAAAAAGTTTATGGGGTATGATTATAAGCCAGCAGTAATAGATACATTGCAGATGGCTAGAGATTTGTATCCTGAACTTAAAGCATATGGATTGAAAAATCTGAATAAGGTATTGGGATTATCACTGGATAATCACCATAGAGCTGTTGATGACTCTCAGGCAACTGCTAATATGTTTATTATATTTATTGAAAAATATATGGAGAAGGGGATAACTAATCTTAATGAAATAACAGGAGCTCTTCCAATAAATGTAAAAAAACAAGATACAGCTAATATAATAGTACTGGTAAAAAACCTTCAAGGGCTTCATAATATGTATAGACTGGTATCAGAGGCTCATGTTGACTACTATGGAAATAAGAAACCAAGAGTTTTAAAATCACATATAGAAAAATATAGGGAAGGTTTGATAATAGGAAGTTCTCTTTCTTCACATTTTATGAATGATGGAGAATTATCTAACTATTATATGAGATATGATTATGAAAAAATAGAAAAAAATATAGATTTTTATGATTATATAGAACTTCTTCCAAGAGGAGCATATTCAGAATTATATGAAGATGATGGAACTGGAACTATTTCATCTTTTACAATGATTGAAGATATGAACAAATATTTTTATAATTTAGCTAAAGAAAGAGGAAAATTAGTAACAGCAAGTTCTAATGTACACTATATAAATGAAACTGACAGTAAAATAAGAAGTATTCTTCTCTATGGAAGCGGAAGTGTCTATAGAGCTAATCAATATAAAACAGACAACAAATTCTATTTTAGAACTACAGAAGAACTTATAGATGAATTTGATTATATGGGAAAAGATATTGCAAAGGAAATAGTAGTATCAGGAACAAATGCTATAGCTGATATGACAGAAGTTATAAAGCCAGTTCCAGATGGGTTCTATCCTCCTAAAATAGATAATGCTGAAAATATAGTAAAAGAGATGACATATGAAAAAGCATATAGAATATATGGAAATCCTCTTCCAGAAATAGTTAAAGCAAGATTAGAAAGAGAACTTGGAGCTATTATAGGTAATGGCTTTTCAGTACTTTATCTTTCAGCTCAAAAACTTGTTAAAAAATCACTGGATAATGGATATCTAGTTGGGTCCAGAGGATCAGTGGGTTCTTCTCTAGTTGCTTATATGATGGATATTACAGAAGTTAACGCTCTTTATCCACATTATATATGTACAAATCCAGAATGTAAAAATTCTGAATTTATAGAAAGAGAAGGAGTAGGAATTGACCTTCCAGAAAAGATATGTCCTAAGTGTGGGCAATTATATAAAAGAGATGGATATTCAATTCCATTTGAAGTATTTATGGGATTTAATGGAGAAAAGGTACCAGATATTGACCTTAACTTCTCAGGGGAATATCAGTCTGAAATTCATAGATATTGTGAACAGCTTTTCGGAAAAGAAAATGTATTTAAAGCTGGAACTATATCTACACTGGCAGAAAAAAATGCTGAAGGTTATGTAAGAAAATATTTTGAAGAGCATGAAATAAAAGGAAACAGAGCAGAAATAATCAGGCTTGCCAAAAAATGTGAAGGAGCTAAAAAAACTACTGGACAGCATCCTGGAGGAATGGTTGTAGTCCCAAGAGATCATTCCATATATGAATTTTGTCCTGTACAAAAACCAGCAAATGATGAAAAAAATGATTCTATCACTACACACTTTGACTATCATGTAATGGACGAACAGTTAGTAAAACTGGATATACTAGGACATGACGATCCTACTACCATAAAAATGCTTCAGGAGTATACAGGGGTAGATATTTACACTATTCCTATTGCTGATCCAGAAACATTAAAAATATTTTCAGGAACTGAATCTTTAGGAATTACTCCTGAGGATATAAATTCAGTAGTTGGAACTTTTGGAGTGCCAGAGTTTGGAACACCATTTGTTAGACAAATGCTGATAGATACTATGCCAAAAACTTTTGCTGAGCTTGTAAGGATATCAGGGTTGTCGCATGGTACTGATGTCTGGTTGAATAATGCTCAGGAGTTTATAAGACAGAAAAAAGCAACACTTTCTCAAGTAATAACAGTACGGGATGATATAATGAACTATCTTATTGACCAAGGACTTGAAAAAGGAACGGCATTTAAAATAATGGAGTTTGTAAGAAAAGGAAAACCTTCAAAAGATCCAGAAGGATGGGAAAAATTCTCAAATGAAATGAAAGAGCATGATGTTGCTGAATGGTATATAGAATCATGCAGAAGAATAAAATATATGTTCCCTAAGGGACATGCAGTTGCTTATGTTATGATGGCTATGAGAATAGCCTATTTCAAAGTACACTATCCTTTAGCTTTCTATGCAGCATATTTATCAAGAAAAGCTGAAGACTTTGACTATGAGATAATGAGTGACCCTAAAACAGCAAAAGAACATCTGGCAACATTAAGCAAAGAACCAAAACTTGATGTAAAGAAAAAAGCCGAAATGGCAATATGTGAAATTATAGTAGAAATGTATGCCAGAGGATATGAATTTCTTCCAATAGATGTATATACATCTGATGGATTTAAATTTACAATAGAAGATGGAAAGATAAGAATTCCTCTTATAGCTCTGAATGGATTAGGTGGAGCAGTAATAGAAAATCTGATAAAAGAAAGAGAAATAAGTAAATTTTTATCTTATGAAGATCTTAAAAGAAGAACAAAGATATCACAGACAATAATTGAAAAACTTAAATCTATAAATGCAGTAGATTCATTGAGTGAGACAAATCAGATATCCTTGTTTTAG
- a CDS encoding RNA methyltransferase, whose amino-acid sequence MREKIYLGLVHYPVYNKNNDVVCTSVTNFDIHDISRSCRTYDIKGYRLIVPVDAQKMLTERIIGYWQEGTGGQYNKDRENAFAITRVMDSIEKTIKEIEEKEGQKPVIITTSARIFSNTIGYKALSEKIFEDDRPYLLLFGTGWGLTDEIMDMSDYILEPIRGNTKYNHLSVRAAVAIILDRLLGEN is encoded by the coding sequence ATGAGAGAAAAAATTTATCTAGGGTTAGTTCATTATCCTGTATATAATAAAAATAATGATGTGGTATGTACTTCAGTTACAAATTTTGATATTCATGATATATCAAGAAGCTGTAGAACTTATGATATAAAAGGTTATCGTCTGATAGTTCCAGTGGATGCTCAAAAAATGCTTACAGAAAGAATAATTGGATACTGGCAGGAAGGTACTGGAGGACAATATAATAAAGATAGAGAAAATGCTTTTGCTATAACAAGAGTAATGGACAGTATAGAGAAAACTATCAAAGAAATTGAAGAAAAAGAAGGACAGAAACCAGTTATAATAACTACATCTGCCAGAATATTTTCTAATACAATAGGGTATAAAGCACTTTCAGAAAAAATATTTGAAGATGACAGACCATATCTTCTATTATTTGGAACAGGATGGGGTCTTACAGATGAAATAATGGATATGTCAGATTATATTCTTGAACCTATAAGAGGAAATACTAAATATAATCATCTTTCTGTAAGAGCAGCAGTGGCTATTATTTTAGATAGATTATTAGGAGAAAATTAA
- a CDS encoding gamma carbonic anhydrase family protein yields MIYKLKNLVPKIGKNNYIADSATIIGNVETGDNVSIWFSAVLRADMSKITIGDNSNVQDNSTLHGDTEFPTTIGKGVTIGHNCVVHGCTVGDNSIIGMGSQILNGSIIPKNCIVSAGSVVNSKLKAEEGDLIAGVPAKVIKKLSEKNWEYLTYAKEVYLTEIKKYSEDLEEIIINEKD; encoded by the coding sequence ATGATATATAAATTAAAAAATCTTGTCCCTAAAATAGGGAAAAATAACTATATAGCAGACAGTGCAACTATTATTGGAAATGTAGAAACAGGAGATAATGTTTCTATATGGTTTTCAGCTGTACTGCGAGCAGATATGAGCAAAATAACTATTGGAGATAATTCCAATGTTCAGGATAATTCAACTCTTCATGGAGATACAGAATTTCCTACTACTATTGGAAAAGGAGTAACTATTGGGCATAACTGTGTAGTTCATGGATGTACTGTGGGAGATAATTCTATAATAGGAATGGGAAGTCAGATACTCAATGGGAGCATTATTCCTAAAAACTGCATTGTATCAGCAGGCTCAGTAGTAAACAGCAAGTTAAAAGCAGAAGAGGGAGACCTTATAGCAGGTGTTCCAGCTAAAGTTATTAAGAAATTATCTGAAAAGAATTGGGAATATTTAACTTATGCAAAAGAGGTATATCTTACAGAGATAAAAAAATATTCAGAAGACTTGGAAGAAATAATTATAAATGAAAAAGACTAG
- the trmD gene encoding tRNA (guanosine(37)-N1)-methyltransferase TrmD, whose translation MKINILTLFPEMFSGFKSESIIGRAIEKGSLEINIIDIRDFCYDKHKQADDTPFGGGAGMVMKPEPLMRALETTAGKVIYTSPQGVKFDQQLAVELAQEKEITIIAGHYEGIDERVIEKNVDMEISIGDFVLTGGELPAMVMTDCIARLIPGVIKKESYENDSFFNGLLDYPHYTRPAEYEGMEVPEILLSGHHKNIELWRLKQSLKRTYLRRSDLLEKREFSKIEKKLLAEIKAELGKEQK comes from the coding sequence ATGAAGATCAATATTTTGACTCTGTTTCCTGAGATGTTTTCTGGATTCAAAAGTGAGAGCATAATAGGAAGAGCTATTGAGAAAGGCAGTCTTGAAATAAATATAATAGATATTAGAGATTTCTGTTATGATAAGCATAAGCAAGCTGATGATACTCCTTTTGGAGGAGGAGCAGGGATGGTAATGAAACCTGAACCTCTTATGAGAGCATTGGAAACAACAGCTGGAAAAGTGATATATACTTCCCCTCAAGGAGTAAAGTTTGATCAGCAGCTGGCTGTAGAGCTTGCTCAGGAAAAAGAGATAACAATAATAGCAGGACATTATGAAGGAATAGATGAAAGAGTAATTGAAAAGAATGTAGACATGGAAATATCTATAGGAGATTTTGTTCTTACAGGAGGAGAATTACCAGCTATGGTAATGACTGATTGTATTGCAAGACTTATCCCAGGAGTTATAAAAAAGGAATCCTATGAGAATGACTCTTTTTTTAATGGATTATTAGATTATCCTCATTATACAAGACCTGCTGAATATGAAGGAATGGAAGTTCCAGAAATACTGCTGTCAGGACATCATAAGAATATAGAACTTTGGAGACTTAAACAGAGTCTTAAAAGAACATATTTAAGAAGAAGTGATTTACTAGAGAAAAGAGAGTTCAGCAAAATAGAGAAAAAACTTCTGGCTGAGATAAAAGCAGAGCTTGGAAAGGAACAAAAATGA
- the rimM gene encoding ribosome maturation factor RimM (Essential for efficient processing of 16S rRNA) — translation MELLTVGKISGTHHLKGAVKIIANIGDAEILEGNRVIVELPGGEQKIFTVTSVNPLVGNKWVAEFQEITNKTEAGKLKNSLIKIRRELLGIGEDEYLLNDLLDMKAVDADNGDILGKITDIFETAAHDILVIEGENTEIMVPDVDEFVKKIDFDKREIFIHLIEGMKEVKGQKLKQDDGIDEELEENEEK, via the coding sequence ATGGAACTTTTAACAGTTGGTAAGATTTCTGGAACACATCACTTAAAGGGAGCAGTTAAGATAATAGCTAATATAGGAGATGCTGAAATTCTTGAAGGAAATAGAGTAATAGTAGAACTTCCTGGAGGAGAACAGAAAATATTTACTGTAACAAGTGTAAATCCTTTAGTTGGGAATAAATGGGTGGCAGAATTTCAGGAAATAACTAATAAAACAGAAGCTGGAAAATTAAAAAATTCACTTATAAAAATTAGAAGAGAACTATTGGGAATTGGAGAAGATGAATATCTTTTAAATGACCTTTTAGATATGAAAGCTGTAGATGCTGATAATGGAGATATACTTGGGAAAATAACTGATATATTTGAAACAGCAGCTCATGATATTTTGGTGATTGAGGGAGAAAATACAGAAATAATGGTTCCTGATGTAGATGAGTTTGTAAAGAAAATAGATTTTGATAAAAGAGAAATCTTTATTCATCTTATAGAAGGAATGAAAGAAGTAAAAGGTCAAAAATTAAAACAAGATGATGGGATAGATGAAGAGCTTGAGGAAAATGAGGAGAAATAG
- a CDS encoding KH domain-containing protein encodes MEKLEKLISYIIKELVDTKEEVRIDYDAIDDTIIFKVSVAKGEMGKIIGKNGLTANAIRGVMQAAGVKDKLNVNVEFLD; translated from the coding sequence ATGGAAAAATTAGAAAAACTTATAAGTTACATCATAAAAGAATTAGTAGACACTAAAGAAGAAGTAAGAATAGATTATGATGCTATAGATGATACTATTATCTTTAAAGTAAGTGTAGCTAAAGGAGAAATGGGGAAAATAATAGGTAAAAATGGACTTACAGCTAATGCAATAAGAGGAGTTATGCAGGCAGCTGGAGTAAAAGATAAATTAAATGTAAATGTAGAATTTTTAGATTAG
- a CDS encoding DUF4911 domain-containing protein, translating to MLGSYEYLIQSRKEDIDFINKIMEAYEGAGVVRTVDPHKGLINIITTYDFKDFVKEIIEDLDKNEVVAEIVEEGPWKGSLYINK from the coding sequence ATGCTGGGAAGTTATGAATATCTGATTCAAAGCAGAAAAGAAGATATAGATTTCATTAATAAGATAATGGAAGCTTATGAAGGAGCTGGAGTTGTAAGAACTGTAGATCCTCATAAAGGGCTTATTAATATAATTACTACTTATGATTTTAAAGATTTTGTAAAAGAAATTATTGAGGATTTAGATAAGAATGAAGTAGTTGCTGAAATAGTGGAAGAGGGTCCTTGGAAAGGATCTTTATATATCAATAAATAG
- the rsmA gene encoding 16S rRNA (adenine(1518)-N(6)/adenine(1519)-N(6))-dimethyltransferase RsmA: MSFKHKKKFGQNFLTDQKEVLRKILEVSAVNENDTVLEIGPGEGALTALLLDTAKKVVTVEIDRDLEKILRKKFDGNPKYTLVMNDVLETDLKEYVEAGTKVVANIPYYITSPIINKLIENRDVIDEIYIMVQKEVAERICAKKGKERSVLTLAVEYFGEAEYLFTIPKEAFTPIPKVDSAFMSIKLYKDDKYKKLIEEDLFFKYVKAAFANKRKNLLNNFTALGMSKDELRVVLDEAGIKETERAENLTIENFINLIAVFEKK, encoded by the coding sequence ATGTCCTTTAAGCATAAAAAGAAGTTTGGTCAGAATTTTCTTACTGATCAAAAAGAAGTTTTAAGAAAAATATTGGAAGTATCAGCTGTAAATGAAAATGATACTGTATTGGAAATAGGTCCAGGAGAAGGAGCACTCACAGCATTGCTTCTAGATACAGCTAAAAAAGTTGTTACAGTTGAGATAGACAGAGATTTAGAAAAAATATTAAGAAAGAAATTTGATGGGAATCCTAAATATACTCTTGTAATGAATGATGTCTTAGAAACTGATTTAAAAGAGTATGTAGAAGCTGGAACGAAAGTTGTTGCAAATATTCCATATTATATAACTTCACCAATTATAAACAAACTTATTGAAAATAGAGATGTAATAGATGAAATATATATAATGGTTCAAAAAGAAGTTGCAGAAAGAATTTGTGCTAAAAAAGGCAAGGAAAGAAGTGTTCTTACTCTTGCAGTAGAATATTTTGGAGAGGCTGAATATCTGTTTACTATACCTAAAGAGGCATTTACACCTATTCCTAAAGTAGATTCTGCTTTTATGTCTATAAAACTTTATAAAGATGATAAATATAAAAAGCTTATAGAGGAAGATTTGTTTTTCAAATATGTAAAGGCAGCTTTTGCCAATAAAAGAAAAAATCTATTGAATAATTTTACTGCTTTAGGAATGTCAAAGGATGAGTTGAGAGTAGTTTTAGATGAAGCTGGTATCAAAGAAACTGAGAGGGCAGAAAATCTTACTATAGAAAATTTTATAAATTTAATAGCCGTATTTGAAAAAAAATAA
- the hpt gene encoding hypoxanthine phosphoribosyltransferase — MDYTIETLIPREAVEKRIKELASEIEKDYKGREVIVLGLLKGSVIFMSDLIKEIDIPLVIDFMSVSSYGNGTDSTGVVKILKDTDFELKGKEILIIEDIIDTGLTLKYVREFIESKGTKSVAICTLLDKPSRRKVDIKGDYVGFEIPDEFVVGYGLDYAQHHRNLPYVGMVVKK, encoded by the coding sequence TTGGATTATACAATTGAAACATTGATACCAAGAGAAGCAGTGGAAAAAAGGATAAAGGAACTTGCTTCTGAAATAGAAAAAGATTACAAAGGCAGAGAGGTAATAGTTTTAGGATTATTGAAGGGCTCTGTTATTTTTATGAGTGATCTTATAAAGGAGATAGATATACCATTAGTAATAGATTTTATGAGTGTATCGAGTTATGGGAACGGAACTGACAGTACAGGAGTAGTAAAAATCTTAAAAGATACAGATTTTGAGTTAAAAGGAAAAGAAATATTGATTATAGAAGATATTATTGATACTGGTCTTACTCTAAAATATGTAAGAGAGTTTATAGAATCTAAAGGAACAAAAAGTGTTGCAATTTGTACTCTTCTTGATAAACCAAGTAGAAGAAAGGTAGATATCAAAGGGGATTATGTTGGATTTGAAATTCCTGATGAATTTGTAGTAGGATATGGTTTAGATTATGCTCAGCATCATAGAAATCTGCCATATGTAGGAATGGTAGTAAAAAAATAG
- a CDS encoding PASTA domain-containing protein encodes MNKKSICFSFLTVTAIVLIAFFSFKIFEKIYFNETFYSVPDLKTLTLAEAEKMLENNELNIRNMGEEFSELPVGEIFLQEPESGNIVKKNRNIKVWISKGEALVEVPELKGMNFLDAKAIAEQKGLIIDRVATTKANIAYNEVISTDPATGTLLRRGQKISFLINGSEQLMDVRVPDIIGVEINQAKEILTASSLLIGKITYVSLPEIEKDLVIETSVLAGRRVSAGTVIDITVNKENE; translated from the coding sequence ATGAATAAAAAGTCAATATGTTTCTCTTTTCTTACTGTAACAGCTATTGTTTTGATAGCTTTCTTTTCATTCAAGATATTTGAAAAAATATACTTTAATGAAACTTTCTATTCTGTTCCAGATTTAAAAACTCTAACTTTGGCTGAAGCTGAAAAAATGTTGGAAAATAACGAACTGAATATCAGAAATATGGGTGAAGAATTTTCTGAACTTCCTGTTGGGGAGATATTTCTTCAAGAACCAGAATCTGGAAACATTGTAAAGAAAAATAGAAACATCAAAGTATGGATAAGTAAAGGAGAGGCTCTTGTAGAAGTTCCTGAATTAAAGGGAATGAATTTTCTGGATGCTAAAGCTATTGCTGAACAAAAAGGGCTTATCATAGACAGAGTAGCCACTACAAAAGCTAACATTGCATATAATGAGGTTATATCAACTGATCCTGCAACTGGTACACTTCTTAGAAGAGGACAAAAAATATCTTTTCTTATCAATGGTTCTGAACAGCTTATGGATGTAAGAGTTCCTGATATCATAGGTGTAGAGATAAACCAAGCTAAAGAAATTCTTACAGCGAGTTCTCTTTTAATTGGTAAAATAACTTATGTATCTCTTCCAGAGATAGAAAAAGATTTAGTTATTGAAACAAGTGTTTTAGCTGGAAGAAGAGTTTCAGCTGGTACAGTTATTGATATAACTGTAAATAAGGAAAACGAGTAA